The following are from one region of the Anguilla rostrata isolate EN2019 chromosome 7, ASM1855537v3, whole genome shotgun sequence genome:
- the LOC135259819 gene encoding F-box/WD repeat-containing protein 7 isoform X2 has product MGFYGTLKMIFYKMKRKLDHGPEVRSFPSGKKPCKGSEYPSPTGLVPYPATPTTFGDLRAANGQGQQRRRITSIQPPSGLQEWLRTFQSWSGPEKLLALDELIDSCEPTQVKHMMQVIEPQFQRDFISLLPKELALYVLSFLEPKDLLQAAQTCRYWRILAEDNLLWREKCREEGINEALHVKRRKVMKPGFTHSPWKSAYIRQHRIDTNWRRGDLKSPKVLKGHDDHVITCLQFCGNRIVSGSDDNTLKVWSAVTGKCLRTLVGHTGGVWSSQMRDSIIISGSTDRTLKVWNAETGECIHTLYGHTSTVRCMHLHEKRVVSGSRDATLRVWDIETGQCLHVLMGHVAAVRCVQYDGRRVVSGAYDFMVKVWDPETETCLHTLQGHTNRVYSLQFDGTHVVSGSLDTSIRVWDVETGNCIHTLTGHQSLTSGMELKDNILVSGNADSTVKIWDIKTGQCLQTLQGPHKHQSAVTCLQFNKNFVITSSDDGTVKLWDLKTGEFIRNLVTLESGGSGGVVWRIRASNTKLVCAVGSRNGTEETKLLVLDFDVDLK; this is encoded by the exons ATGAAGAGAAAGCTGGACCATGGCCCCGAGGTCCGGTCTTTCCCTTCAGGGAAGAAGCCCTGCAAAGGCTCGGAATACCCAAG CCCTACGGGACTGGTTCCGTacccggccacgcccaccacgTTCGGGGACTTGAGGGCGGCCAACGGGCAGGGGCAGCAGAGGCGCCGCATCACCTCCATCCAGCCGCCGTCGGGGCTCCAGGAGTGGCTCCGCACGTTtcag AGCTGGAGCGGTCCGGAGAAGCTCCTGGCGCTGGACGAGCTCATCGACAGCTGCGAGCCCACACAGGTCAAGCACATGATGCAGGTGATCGAGCCGCAGTTCCAGAGGGACTTCATCTCCCTGCTGCCCAAAGAG ctggccCTGTACGTGCTGTCCTTCCTGGAACCCAAAGACCTGCTGCAGGCAGCCCAGACCTGCCGATACTGGCGCATCCTGGCCGAGGACAACCTGCTCTGGAGGGAGAAGTGCAGGGAGGAAG GTATTAACGAGGCGCTCCACGTCAAGAGGAGGAAGGTGATGAAACCGGGGTTCACCCACAGCCCCTGGAAGAGCGCCTACATCAGGCAGCACCGGATAGACACCAACTGGAGAAGAGGAGACCTCAAATCCCCAAAG GTGCTCAAAGGTCACGACGACCACGTGATCACCTGCCTGCAGTTCTGCGGCAACCGCATCGTCAGCGGCTCGGACGACAACACGCTCAAGGTGTGGTCAGCCGTCACAGGCAAG TGTCTGAGGACGCTGGTGGGCCACACGGGCGGCGTCTGGTCGTCCCAGATGAGGGACAGCATCATCATCAGCGGCTCCACGGACCGGACGCTCAAGGTGTGGAACGCGGAGACGGGCGAATGTATCCACACCCTGTACGGGCATACCTCAACGGTGCGATGCATGCACCTGCACGAGAAAAG ggTGGTGAGCGGGTCCCGGGACGCCACGCTGCGGGTCTGGGACATCGAGACGGGCCAGTGTCTACACGTGCTGATGGGCCACGTGGCGGCGGTGCGCTGCGTCCAGTACGACGGGCGCAGGGTGGTCAGCGGCGCCTACGACTTCATGGTCAAAGTGTGGGACCCCGAGACCGAGACCTGCCTGCACACGCTTCAGGGGCACACCAACAGGGTCTACTCATTACAG TTTGACGGGACCCACGTGGTGAGCGGGTCCCTGGACACGTCGATCCGCGTCTGGGACGTGGAGACGGGGAACTGCATCCACACGCTGACGGGGCACCAGTCGCTCACCAGCGGGATGGAGCTGAAGGACAACATCCTGGTCTCGGGCAACGCCGACTCCACCGTCAAGATCTGGGACATCAAGACGGGACAGTGCCTACAGACGCTGCAAG GTCCCCACAAACACCAGAGCGCTGTGACCTGCCTGCAGTTCAACAAGAACTTTGTGATCACCAGCTCGGACGACGGGACGGTCAAGCTGTGGGACCTGAAAACGGGCGAGTTCATCCGCAACCTGGTGACCCTGGAGagcgggggcagcgggggggtggtgtggcGCATCCGCGCCTCCAACACCAAGCTGGTGTGCGCCGTGGGCAGCCGCAACGGCACCGAGGAGACCAAGCTGCTCGTGCTGGACTTCGACGTGGACCTgaagtga